In Nicotiana tabacum cultivar K326 chromosome 10, ASM71507v2, whole genome shotgun sequence, the DNA window attttatcatttttcacagattttcacataatggcttttcggCTACACGCCTGGGTTGCGTACACAAATCGAGGTTaagtaaaaaggaggttttaaggccttggaagacagaatttatttctaaaactagttatgaccttttgggtcatcacagaactAATATTCGAATTCAAGACCAAATTGGTCATTGCTTGCCCCTCCAAAGGAtcacaatttaaaaaaaatacatataattTGTAATTGCATTAACTTTATTTAAAAAGTACAAACATGTTATATGGTCGTATCTTTCTTAATATTCTTTATTCTTTGTGTATATTTGTAATTTCTTTTTCATTAATATCACTAAGGTAGTGTCACTCGTAAACTATTAAGTGATAAATCTTATTAGTATCTACTTCGGCTATCTTGCATGAATTACACAATTGCTCTATCTACTAAGGCCCATACAGATGTGTGCCTTATTTGCTCTTGAATCATATTGGTGAAGTGCTGTTATCTGCAGTTTCGTAGGAAAATAGGATCAACACTTTCTTAAATAAAGAACATGGAAGAGGATCATCAGTGGATCTTGAGATTTCACCACTAAAAGGGCAGCCTGATGCACTAAACTTCCGCTATGTGCGAGGTCCAGGAAGGACTAGATCACAAGAGTCAATTGTATGCAGTGTATTTATGTACCAGTTACGCTAAGGCTCCCAATCTGAAATTTCACCATAGAGTCGGATTGAGATAATgggtattttaaataataaatagcgggtttaacttatatacattgatagTGTATTAATGATTTAACACGAAATTCAACATGAATAAAGTACCAATATAACTTAAGAGTGCTGCAGCTGTAATAGATAAGCCCATTTCTCTCCAATGTGGAGAGCACATTAATACAAATACTAATTGGTATACAACTTTCTACAAAGAGACATGATCAACAAGTTCACGTCCCTTGGTCTCAACTGGAAAGAGCAGAACACTAATTGCCGATAAAATTAAAACCACTTCAAATAAAATGATTGCAGCCATTTGATGGCAACCTCTAACCAATTGCACTGCAACTAAAGGAGAGACCATCCCTGCAATTCTCCCCACAGAACTCGCAACTCCATAACCAGTCGTTCTCACTGAGGTTGGATAAATCTGCAGAAAAGAGATCAAAATAAGTGTTCATGTCAAGAAATGGAATGAGTCAGACGATGAATTACACTAGGAGTGCTTCAAGATGGAAAAGAGTGACACTCACCTCTGGACAATAGACACCAGCAAGGGTGAAGGTTCCTATGACCCATATACGAGCTCCGAATAGCAATACTGTACTTAGAACCTCATTCTGAGGTACAACAAGCGGAAAAAGGAATAGGAAGCCTAAGACGTACATCAGTGCCATTGAAAATTTTCGACCAACTTTTTCCACCACTAAGACTGAAAAAAGAAGCCCAGGAAGTTCTGAAAGACAAAGGGTAACTTAGATTTACAAATTGCATTCAAGCCAATGCGAACTGAGAGGAAATAACTGAATTGCAATTTTACACAAAAAATGAAAACAGAAGTACCAGCAAGGCTAGTGATGAACACATCTCTATAGAGGCCCGTGTGCTTTTTTGCGTTCAAAGCAACTGAGAAGCATCTATTTTCGCCAGCGCTTAACTGTGATGTCAGCAATATAATGCCATAATAGGAAAATGAATTCCCGAAATAAACCACCCACGTGAGGAGGGTAATTCGTCGTAGCCTTGGGGATAAAAGCATTAGAAATGATGACAATCCTGTTTTAAAATTGGAGGTTTTGTTTTTTCCAGGGGAAAGCAATTCCTCATTCAGCTCATGAGTCACTTGATCAGTAACAAGAATTCCAGGGGGAAGTTTTGTCTTATTGACAATAGCTATTCTCCTCAAGATATCATGTGCATCGCTTATTCTACCTTTGGCACATAGATATCTAGGAGACTCTACTGTAAAAGTGTACAAGAAAAGTGCTGCAAATGATGGAATAGAGGATAAAGCCAGTAACCACCTCCAACCTAGGCTTGGCATGATAATCTGCAAGAAAGACCAAGCAAAGTAGCAATAAGTTTTCCAACGTTTACCTGAGCACAAACAGTATGAGATGCATACTCTACTTTGTTTTCATAGTTTCTCATTTATCACTAATTGATGGGAGCTCTACAGCTCTGTCAACAATAAAAAACCACAGCAAATTGTGGGAGAAAGTGATCAACCACAACTTATCAGGTCGATGACCTGATGTCCTCATACAGTCATCTATGTTCTGGTCGAGCTCCTCGAGCTAGGGCAGTCAGACCAAATTTAGGAGAAATCTTATAGGTTAGTCAGTGAAACTTTTCTCCTCAATCCCTCCCTGATCCTTTATTTGAATTAGTTTTTCTTGGCGAAGATTTAAGACATGGTTTTTTTGGGGAGGAAAGCATTGTGCTGACAAGTGCCG includes these proteins:
- the LOC107785288 gene encoding organic cation/carnitine transporter 7 codes for the protein MALQQQQEDEDHELVYTLDEALTSLGFGKFQYLVLVYAGLGSMVDAVEVMILSFIGPALKSQWGLSSTQESLITTVVFSGMLIGAYFWGLVADNYGRRKGLLTVAIVTTISAFLSSFSPNYISLLILRMLVGIGLGGGPVYGSWFLEFVPSKNRGTWMVIYSTFWTIGTILEALLAMIIMPSLGWRWLLALSSIPSFAALFLYTFTVESPRYLCAKGRISDAHDILRRIAIVNKTKLPPGILVTDQVTHELNEELLSPGKNKTSNFKTGLSSFLMLLSPRLRRITLLTWVVYFGNSFSYYGIILLTSQLSAGENRCFSVALNAKKHTGLYRDVFITSLAELPGLLFSVLVVEKVGRKFSMALMYVLGFLFLFPLVVPQNEVLSTVLLFGARIWVIGTFTLAGVYCPEIYPTSVRTTGYGVASSVGRIAGMVSPLVAVQLVRGCHQMAAIILFEVVLILSAISVLLFPVETKGRELVDHVSL